Within Oreochromis niloticus isolate F11D_XX linkage group LG2, O_niloticus_UMD_NMBU, whole genome shotgun sequence, the genomic segment gtgcgggTTCCAGCCTGAACCATGGAACAGTGTGCATGTGTAGAGCGGGAGCTGGAGAAGGTGCTCCATCGCTTTGTAATGTACGGCCACCAGTCTGAGGAGAGGCTAGATGAACTCCTGCGCAGCGTCTGTGAGATACGAGGACAGCTAGTTGCTTTTGGTAAGACTGAACACTGTTAGTGTAATATGTATCAATGATTGAAATTGTATGGAAGGTTCATGGTCTCTCTGTGCTCCGTCTTCTCTGGTTTGGCACATTAAACCTTTACCTTTTTTTCTCCAACAGGAGTACAAGATGCAGATTTATCGGTCCTATCACAGACTATGGCGCAGTGTTGTAAAAATATCAAAGAAACAGTGCAGATGCTAGCCTCTCGACACAAGGACATCCATGGCAGCGTGTCTAAAGTTGGCAAAGCCATCGACAGGGTGAGGAACGGCTACAACTTTCCTTGAAAATGTTTTAGAACATGTCCGTCACCTCTGGCATGCTTTTCTGTAGAATTTCGATGCAGAGATCAGTGCTGTTGTGGCAGAGACTGTGTGGGACACcccagagagacagaaataccTGAGTGAATCCATTGTGGAACACCTGTACAGACAAGGGATGCTCAGTGTAGCAGAAGACCTTTGCCAGGTAAAGAGCTGAAACctccaacttttatttttttttaaaatttatttatttattgcaaaaTATTTGTCTGAATAGcttttatgtgattttttttttttttttttttatgaaatgctgatGAATGAAGAAATAGTTTTGGCTGAAATGTTGCGTGACGCTGTTTTTGTGAAGATAAGTCTTAGAAATTCTTaaaagttgttttattttgtaggagTCTGGTGTAGTCATAGACATGAGCATGAAGCAGCCTTTCCTGGAGCTAAACAGGATCCTTGAAGCTCTGAGGATGCAGGACCTCAGGCCAGCACTAGAGTATGTGGTCTTTCTGTATCTATTGTTTTAATCATCTGCTTCCTTCTAACACAGCTGATAAATCTTTAGTTGAGGAGTGTTTACATTCAGTAGCTGAATGTTTCGTCCGTGCCTCTGTAGGTGGGCTGTGACGAATCGGCAGCGTCTTCTGGACCTGAACAGCAGTTTAGAGTTCAAGTTGCACCGCTTGTACTTCATCAGCTTACTCAGTGGAGGAATCAGCAACCAAATGGAGGCCTTGCAGTATGCCAGGCACTTCCAGCCCTTCGCTTCACAGCACCAGAGAGGTAAGCATTATAGTATCTCCATGTACCAAGAATTctgatcattttttaaatgttatgttccaccacttttatttatttatttttttgcagacATCCAGATTCTGATGGGGAGCTTGGTGTACCTGCGTCACGGTATTGAAAACTCACCGTACCGCAGCTTGCTGGAGACAAATCAGTGGGCTGAAATCTGCAACA encodes:
- the rmnd5b gene encoding E3 ubiquitin-protein transferase RMND5B; protein product: MEQCACVERELEKVLHRFVMYGHQSEERLDELLRSVCEIRGQLVAFGVQDADLSVLSQTMAQCCKNIKETVQMLASRHKDIHGSVSKVGKAIDRNFDAEISAVVAETVWDTPERQKYLSESIVEHLYRQGMLSVAEDLCQESGVVIDMSMKQPFLELNRILEALRMQDLRPALEWAVTNRQRLLDLNSSLEFKLHRLYFISLLSGGISNQMEALQYARHFQPFASQHQRDIQILMGSLVYLRHGIENSPYRSLLETNQWAEICNIFTRDACALLGLSVESPLSVSFASGCMALPVLMNIKQVIEQRQCSGVWTHKDELPIEIDLGKKCWYHSVFACPILRQQTSESNPPMKLICGHVISRDALNKLTNAGKLKCPYCPMEQNPSHAKQIYF